A genomic segment from Nitratiruptor sp. YY08-10 encodes:
- the tyrS gene encoding tyrosine--tRNA ligase codes for MLQEALAEIARGTAEIIDQERIEALLKDYFEHGKNYYVKAGFDPTAPDLHLGHTVLLQKLATFQKYGGIVQFIIGDFTAMIGDPTGKSETRKKLDRETVLKNAQSYKDQVFKVLDPAKTEVVFNSSWLDALGASGLVELTTLFSVARMLERDDFEKRYKAGRPIAISEFIYPLLQGYDSVHLKSDIEIGGTDQKFNLLMGRHLQRSFGIGKEQAVLMMPILEGLDGVQKMSKSLGNYVGVTEEPNEMFAKLMSISDELMWRYYELLSSKSLEEIQALKEGVEKGEIHPKFVKELLAMEIVERYHNAEAAKAAKEEFDRIHKKNDIPTDIKEVEMQGPVWIAKALVEAGLEPSTSQARRDIQAGAVRVNKEKVMDKDFHLQPGEYIVQVGKRKFAKVKVG; via the coding sequence ATGTTACAAGAAGCGTTGGCTGAAATTGCACGAGGAACAGCTGAAATTATTGATCAAGAAAGAATAGAAGCTCTTTTGAAAGACTATTTTGAACATGGCAAAAACTACTATGTCAAAGCCGGGTTTGATCCGACGGCTCCGGATTTGCACTTGGGGCATACGGTACTTTTGCAAAAACTGGCTACATTTCAAAAGTATGGAGGAATCGTTCAGTTTATTATCGGTGATTTTACTGCGATGATAGGTGATCCTACGGGAAAAAGTGAAACACGAAAGAAACTGGACCGTGAAACTGTTTTAAAAAATGCGCAAAGTTATAAAGATCAAGTTTTTAAAGTGTTGGACCCCGCAAAAACAGAGGTCGTTTTCAACTCCTCTTGGCTTGATGCCTTGGGAGCAAGCGGACTGGTTGAGCTGACAACGCTCTTTAGTGTTGCGAGGATGCTTGAAAGAGATGATTTTGAAAAGCGATATAAAGCGGGTCGACCGATTGCAATTAGCGAATTTATCTATCCATTATTGCAAGGATACGACAGTGTTCACTTAAAAAGTGATATCGAAATAGGTGGAACAGATCAAAAATTCAATCTTTTGATGGGTAGACATCTGCAACGAAGTTTTGGTATAGGCAAAGAACAGGCTGTATTGATGATGCCGATACTTGAGGGACTTGATGGTGTGCAGAAGATGAGCAAATCTCTTGGAAACTATGTGGGAGTCACGGAAGAGCCCAATGAGATGTTTGCAAAGCTGATGAGCATCAGCGATGAATTGATGTGGCGGTATTATGAACTTTTGAGCAGCAAATCCCTTGAAGAGATACAAGCATTGAAAGAGGGTGTTGAAAAAGGGGAGATTCATCCAAAATTTGTCAAAGAACTTCTTGCGATGGAGATTGTAGAACGCTATCATAATGCTGAAGCCGCAAAAGCAGCGAAAGAGGAGTTCGACAGAATTCATAAGAAAAACGATATTCCTACTGATATCAAAGAGGTGGAGATGCAAGGACCTGTTTGGATAGCAAAAGCGCTTGTAGAAGCTGGATTGGAGCCTTCAACTTCACAGGCAAGGCGAGACATTCAAGCAGGTGCTGTTCGAGTGAATAAAGAGAAAGTAATGGATAAAGATTTTCATCTCCAACCGGGAGAGTATATCGTACAAGTCGGAAAAAGAAAATTTGCAAAAGTAAAGGTAGGATGA
- a CDS encoding bifunctional (p)ppGpp synthetase/guanosine-3',5'-bis(diphosphate) 3'-pyrophosphohydrolase, with the protein MNEFLEKVKSIHNVEEAQKLLLQIAPKSDRLPQAIEFAKMAHAGQKRKSGEPYVIHPLLVAAITAFVTNDPDMVLAALLHDVVEDTPHTIEEIEEHFGKDVAHLVEGMTKIVAIRSEELLPSTSNEKLITSALSFRKMLIASIKDVRVLIVKLCDRLHNMLTLDALPKKKQLRIAEETLVVYAPIAHRLGIASLKNVLEDLSFYYLFPKEYEKIDQFISSHKVELQMKLNEFIDKVKKLLVKNGFASNSFEVIGRIKHYYSIYLKMQRKGISIEEVLDLLAIRILVHQKLDCYKVLGIVHTHFKPLIMRFKDYIAVPKENGYQTIHTTVFDQTSIFEVQIRTFDMHHTAEYGVAAHWKYKIGHVGVNLAWLENLQYQNENIEEFYELVKNDLFSEDISVFSPKGDIFTLPRGAVALDFAYAVHTDVGNRAKAAYINKQKSTLLTELKNGDIVRIEVADEPILRCSWIDAVKTSKAKDQMRLLCRHKYKEVSAKAAINILASELKEEPQKIKEWLESHEITALHRISTEINYLQEIKNRFLSEYRKKKGVLYLLSPKQIKLEKKAVDNFVFYTHYTINRVEFDYCCHPKRGDEIVAFRMDHHAVVHHKMCQKAQKLIEEGKPMLYVEWKEDTLPHYKLIALLPDKKGALADFLQFLSKLGINLVSIELGKNVEQTNLCEMEIEAPVFDLEQLRKKIAQKVKIIEFIKTSDAYNQ; encoded by the coding sequence ATGAATGAGTTTTTAGAAAAAGTAAAGAGTATACACAATGTAGAAGAGGCGCAAAAACTTCTACTTCAAATCGCTCCAAAATCGGACAGACTTCCTCAAGCAATCGAGTTTGCGAAAATGGCCCATGCGGGCCAGAAACGAAAAAGTGGTGAACCATATGTGATCCACCCACTGCTAGTAGCTGCTATCACAGCATTTGTAACAAATGATCCCGATATGGTTCTTGCTGCTTTATTGCACGATGTGGTAGAAGATACTCCACATACAATCGAAGAGATTGAAGAGCATTTTGGCAAGGATGTGGCTCATTTGGTGGAAGGGATGACGAAAATTGTTGCGATACGCAGTGAAGAGTTGTTGCCTTCCACATCCAATGAAAAACTCATCACTTCTGCGCTCTCTTTTCGTAAAATGCTCATTGCCTCCATCAAGGATGTGAGAGTTTTGATCGTGAAACTGTGTGATCGGTTGCACAATATGCTCACTCTTGATGCATTGCCAAAGAAGAAACAGCTCAGAATTGCTGAAGAGACTCTTGTTGTTTATGCGCCTATTGCACATAGATTAGGTATTGCCTCACTGAAAAATGTTTTGGAGGATTTGAGCTTTTACTATCTTTTTCCAAAAGAGTATGAAAAAATTGATCAATTCATCAGCTCGCACAAAGTCGAGCTTCAAATGAAACTCAACGAATTTATCGATAAAGTAAAAAAACTGCTTGTCAAAAACGGATTTGCAAGCAACTCATTTGAAGTGATCGGACGTATCAAACACTATTACTCCATATATCTGAAAATGCAGCGAAAAGGGATCTCGATCGAAGAGGTTTTGGACCTGTTGGCTATCAGAATACTTGTACACCAAAAACTGGATTGCTACAAAGTTTTGGGGATTGTCCATACCCATTTCAAACCACTCATTATGCGGTTTAAAGATTATATAGCCGTTCCAAAAGAGAATGGCTACCAAACGATACATACGACGGTATTTGATCAAACAAGTATTTTTGAGGTGCAGATCCGTACCTTTGATATGCATCACACTGCTGAATATGGTGTGGCCGCACACTGGAAGTATAAGATCGGACATGTAGGGGTCAATCTTGCATGGCTGGAAAATCTTCAGTACCAAAATGAAAATATCGAAGAGTTTTATGAACTTGTGAAAAATGATCTGTTTAGTGAAGATATATCGGTTTTTTCTCCAAAAGGGGATATTTTTACATTGCCAAGAGGAGCAGTGGCCCTCGATTTTGCCTATGCGGTCCATACCGATGTAGGGAATAGAGCAAAAGCGGCCTATATCAATAAGCAAAAAAGTACACTATTAACAGAACTGAAAAATGGAGACATTGTCCGGATAGAAGTTGCAGATGAGCCCATTTTACGTTGCAGTTGGATTGATGCAGTGAAAACCTCCAAAGCCAAAGATCAGATGCGGCTGTTATGCCGACATAAATATAAAGAGGTCAGTGCAAAAGCCGCAATAAACATTTTAGCAAGTGAGTTGAAAGAAGAGCCGCAAAAAATCAAAGAGTGGCTTGAAAGTCATGAAATTACGGCACTTCATAGAATCTCGACGGAAATCAACTATTTGCAAGAGATTAAGAATAGATTTTTGAGCGAATATCGAAAGAAAAAAGGGGTTCTTTATCTTCTATCGCCTAAACAGATAAAACTGGAAAAAAAGGCGGTGGACAATTTTGTCTTCTATACCCACTATACAATTAACAGAGTGGAGTTTGACTATTGTTGTCATCCCAAAAGGGGTGATGAGATTGTTGCTTTTCGTATGGATCATCATGCTGTTGTCCATCATAAAATGTGCCAAAAGGCGCAAAAACTTATCGAAGAGGGCAAGCCGATGCTCTATGTAGAGTGGAAAGAGGATACATTGCCCCATTACAAGCTTATTGCTCTGCTTCCGGATAAAAAGGGGGCTTTGGCGGATTTTTTACAGTTTTTGTCAAAACTGGGCATCAATCTTGTTTCTATTGAGCTTGGAAAAAATGTGGAGCAGACGAACTTATGTGAAATGGAGATTGAAGCACCCGTTTTCGATCTGGAGCAGTTAAGGAAAAAAATAGCTCAAAAGGTTAAAATTATAGAATTTATTAAAACAAGCGATGCGTACAATCAATAG
- a CDS encoding DNA-directed RNA polymerase subunit omega codes for MRLEKIAARALENVGFDRYLLSIAVAKRANELATGKEPLVDVDVKKYKYTDIALMEIAEGKLKIEVEKES; via the coding sequence ATGAGATTAGAAAAAATTGCTGCGAGGGCATTGGAGAATGTTGGATTTGATCGATATCTTCTCTCTATTGCGGTAGCAAAAAGAGCGAATGAACTTGCAACCGGCAAAGAGCCTTTGGTTGATGTGGATGTAAAAAAATATAAATATACCGATATTGCATTGATGGAAATTGCAGAAGGGAAGCTGAAAATCGAGGTAGAAAAAGAATCGTGA
- the pyrH gene encoding UMP kinase, with protein sequence MAKRVLIKFSGEALANEDGHGINSNTLKYIASEIKPLVDSGVEVGLVVGGGNIIRGVNASKEGIIRRSSGDYMGMLATVINAVALQEALEYFGLTARVQSAIEMNEICEPFIVRRAMRHLEKGRIVIFAAGTGNPFFTTDTAATLRAVEIGANMIIKATKVDGVYDKDPHKYRDAKKLDRLTYDEALQDNIKVMDDTAIALAKDNALPIIVCNMFEEGNLYDIIVNNNLEKCSIVTEKKENE encoded by the coding sequence ATGGCAAAACGAGTATTGATCAAATTCTCCGGGGAAGCTTTGGCCAATGAAGATGGTCATGGTATCAACTCTAACACGCTTAAATATATAGCATCTGAAATCAAACCGTTAGTGGATAGTGGTGTTGAAGTCGGTTTGGTTGTCGGTGGAGGCAATATTATTCGAGGTGTAAATGCATCAAAAGAGGGAATTATTCGAAGGTCAAGTGGCGACTATATGGGAATGCTTGCAACAGTCATCAATGCAGTTGCTTTGCAAGAGGCACTTGAATACTTCGGTCTTACGGCAAGAGTGCAGAGTGCAATCGAGATGAATGAAATCTGTGAGCCCTTCATTGTAAGGCGTGCCATGCGACATCTTGAGAAGGGCAGAATTGTCATATTTGCTGCCGGAACGGGCAATCCATTCTTTACTACAGATACTGCTGCAACACTGAGAGCCGTAGAAATCGGGGCAAATATGATCATAAAAGCTACAAAAGTGGATGGGGTGTATGATAAAGATCCGCACAAATATCGTGATGCAAAAAAACTGGATAGACTTACATACGACGAAGCGTTACAGGACAATATTAAAGTGATGGATGATACAGCTATTGCTTTGGCAAAAGATAATGCCCTGCCAATCATCGTTTGCAATATGTTCGAAGAGGGCAATCTATATGACATTATTGTCAATAACAATTTGGAAAAATGTTCTATTGTGACAGAGAAAAAGGAGAATGAATGA
- a CDS encoding murein hydrolase activator EnvC → MRVLVIFLSIVIGVFGTQIEKKITASKSKLIQTSKKISGVNITLAKLARSIRKLKSDLSSIDTQLSTLSKKYEKLSKQYQEKQKASQDLNQSIHALREKEMLLRQNLVLLISQNFSKSLLLSSINQPTQEDILDEEALKAIDKIEKGRIEQMGSEYEKTKRKLQEQQEKLTRLQQEIQQIIALQMDLKRLKKQKQEKIKALSKKKQRYDEELQALMEQKRSLAKTLSRLQILQRKRSSKAKNVTVKKYGSNSYKKIKTVRYRGPKTIPPLKHFVIVKKFGVYKDPIYNIEIPNENIELKPLKPNAKVRNVLSGKIVLAKWTPHLKNVVIVQNRNNIYTIYAYLDKLAPYIKKGRRIKKGYILGRVNTKLIFEVTKNDAHINPLQLIKIR, encoded by the coding sequence ATGAGAGTCCTTGTTATTTTTCTTTCGATTGTAATTGGCGTTTTTGGTACGCAAATAGAAAAGAAAATCACTGCTTCAAAATCGAAACTTATACAAACATCGAAAAAAATTTCTGGTGTCAATATCACTCTTGCAAAATTGGCTCGCTCTATTCGAAAACTCAAAAGTGATCTTAGTTCGATTGATACACAGTTATCTACTCTTTCTAAAAAGTATGAGAAACTATCCAAACAGTATCAAGAAAAACAAAAAGCTTCTCAAGATTTAAACCAATCTATTCATGCATTACGTGAAAAAGAGATGCTTTTACGACAAAATCTGGTTTTGCTCATTTCACAAAATTTTTCAAAATCTCTTTTGCTCTCTTCAATCAATCAGCCAACGCAGGAGGACATTTTAGATGAGGAGGCCTTAAAAGCTATAGATAAAATAGAAAAGGGCCGAATTGAACAGATGGGTTCAGAATATGAAAAAACGAAGCGAAAACTGCAAGAACAACAAGAGAAACTCACCCGACTTCAACAAGAAATTCAACAAATCATCGCTTTGCAAATGGATCTTAAAAGGCTAAAAAAACAAAAACAGGAAAAAATCAAAGCACTCTCAAAGAAAAAGCAGCGTTACGATGAAGAGCTTCAAGCTCTGATGGAACAGAAACGCTCTTTGGCAAAAACATTGTCGAGATTGCAGATCCTTCAAAGAAAAAGGAGTTCAAAAGCGAAAAATGTAACGGTAAAAAAATATGGTTCGAATTCGTATAAAAAGATAAAAACAGTGCGGTATCGTGGACCAAAAACAATTCCACCTCTAAAACATTTTGTGATTGTCAAAAAATTTGGTGTATACAAAGACCCAATTTACAATATCGAAATACCCAATGAAAATATTGAGCTCAAACCTTTGAAGCCAAATGCAAAAGTACGAAATGTCCTCAGTGGTAAAATCGTTTTGGCAAAATGGACACCCCATTTAAAAAATGTGGTTATTGTCCAAAATAGAAATAACATCTATACGATTTATGCTTATTTGGATAAATTGGCTCCTTATATCAAAAAGGGCAGAAGAATAAAAAAAGGGTATATTCTTGGAAGAGTCAATACAAAGTTGATATTTGAAGTGACGAAAAACGATGCCCATATCAATCCCTTACAGCTGATTAAAATACGATAA
- a CDS encoding cell division ATP-binding protein FtsE → MAKSVIIAKDLTLAYKKDKPVIKNSSFDIKSGSFVLITGASGSGKSTLLKSFYGEMKPLQGLLKIGGISLHDISSSKLSLLRRNLGIIFQDYRLINEWNVKRNVMLPLIIAGFPKEVCEEQTKKLLKHVKLSGKEFAYPLELSGGEQQRVAMARALAHNPFIILADEPTGNLDEYSSKVIWGLLEGANVQLGTTVVVVTHSIPKYLGIHFKHYHIENGMVHAIS, encoded by the coding sequence ATGGCTAAAAGTGTCATCATCGCAAAAGATCTCACTTTAGCGTATAAAAAAGATAAGCCCGTGATAAAAAATAGCTCGTTTGATATAAAAAGCGGCAGTTTTGTTTTGATAACAGGTGCGAGCGGGAGCGGAAAATCGACACTTTTGAAATCTTTTTACGGGGAGATGAAGCCTTTACAAGGTCTTTTGAAGATTGGGGGGATCTCTTTACATGATATCAGCTCTTCAAAGCTCTCACTGTTGAGAAGAAATCTGGGGATTATCTTTCAAGATTACAGGCTCATCAACGAATGGAATGTCAAACGTAATGTCATGCTGCCATTGATTATAGCGGGTTTTCCCAAAGAGGTTTGTGAAGAGCAGACCAAAAAACTGCTCAAACATGTGAAATTAAGTGGAAAGGAGTTTGCCTATCCACTTGAATTAAGCGGTGGAGAGCAGCAAAGAGTTGCTATGGCTCGAGCCCTGGCACACAATCCTTTTATCATTTTAGCTGATGAGCCCACTGGTAATCTTGATGAGTACTCTTCCAAAGTGATTTGGGGGTTATTAGAAGGCGCAAATGTACAACTGGGAACAACAGTTGTGGTTGTAACACACTCTATCCCAAAATATCTTGGAATCCACTTCAAACATTATCATATAGAAAACGGGATGGTGCATGCGATCTCTTAA
- the trmB gene encoding tRNA (guanosine(46)-N7)-methyltransferase TrmB, translating to MPHIVAKHFHHFDTPVTKEGYRFLWFARPLVNAKDELVAVEYDKKPFLLTIKPKRDGTFVIKGDKITRLSPTVLMKMALKNFCDLAQCDVLHDNLSTIKTSHAQKAREFLKEIDFFIEQFPKNKEVWIEIGFGSGRHLLYQAQQHPDTIFIGIEIHKPSIEQTLKQIALKDLKNLYIIDYDARLFLEFVPSNVVGKIFVHFPVPWDKKPHRRVFSKPFIEEAKRVLKVDGVLELRTDSINYFEYALDLLLQEKRVRFEVTKNIEPPISSKYEDRWTRLGKDIYDIRMFNLEFSEQPVLECDFSFNTFSYDEDKLEQVSFAPKVFDGYFVHFEKLYAIENGGRLMRLSFGSFDRPEHKYLLFKDGKVSYFPKKPVLSKANVAAHKKILELLHG from the coding sequence ATGCCGCATATCGTAGCGAAGCATTTTCACCATTTCGATACGCCCGTTACGAAAGAGGGGTATCGATTTTTATGGTTTGCAAGGCCTTTGGTCAATGCCAAAGATGAACTGGTTGCTGTCGAATATGATAAAAAACCTTTTTTACTTACGATAAAACCCAAAAGGGATGGTACTTTTGTCATAAAGGGTGATAAGATAACAAGACTCTCTCCTACTGTCTTAATGAAAATGGCTCTGAAAAATTTTTGTGATCTGGCACAGTGTGATGTGTTGCACGACAATCTTTCAACGATTAAAACTTCTCATGCACAAAAAGCAAGAGAGTTTCTGAAAGAGATAGACTTTTTCATTGAACAGTTTCCCAAAAACAAAGAGGTTTGGATAGAGATAGGATTTGGCAGTGGAAGACATCTACTGTATCAAGCACAGCAGCATCCCGATACGATATTTATCGGAATTGAAATCCACAAACCTTCCATTGAACAAACCCTTAAGCAAATAGCGTTGAAAGATCTCAAAAATCTCTATATTATCGATTACGATGCGAGGCTTTTTTTGGAATTTGTTCCTTCGAATGTGGTGGGAAAGATATTTGTTCATTTCCCCGTACCTTGGGATAAAAAACCCCATAGAAGAGTTTTCTCCAAACCTTTTATTGAAGAAGCTAAGCGAGTCTTGAAAGTAGATGGGGTCTTGGAGTTGCGTACAGACAGTATCAACTATTTTGAGTATGCATTGGATCTTTTGTTGCAGGAAAAAAGGGTCAGATTTGAAGTAACGAAAAATATCGAGCCTCCAATCAGTAGCAAATACGAAGATCGATGGACTAGACTGGGGAAAGATATCTATGATATCCGTATGTTTAATCTGGAGTTTTCTGAACAGCCGGTTTTGGAATGTGATTTTTCGTTTAATACCTTTTCGTATGATGAAGACAAACTTGAACAAGTAAGTTTTGCCCCTAAAGTGTTTGATGGATATTTTGTCCACTTTGAAAAGTTGTATGCCATTGAGAATGGTGGACGATTGATGCGTCTCTCTTTTGGAAGTTTTGATCGTCCGGAACATAAGTACTTGCTCTTCAAAGATGGCAAGGTTTCCTATTTTCCTAAAAAGCCGGTTTTGTCCAAAGCAAACGTAGCAGCACATAAAAAGATTTTGGAGCTGCTCCATGGCTAA
- a CDS encoding fibronectin type III domain-containing protein, with protein MKRFMWIALFSVLLLFSGCAVQPQPSKPKIDPNLPTVSKIRSLSDMTSIALEWNPVYDDRVAGYNIYRSINGKKYKRIAIIKDRYSSHYLDKKLKPATKYFYTMSTYNKDKRESRLSQPHEVSTAPYPEPIAFAEAIDHLPREVKLIWRPHPNPRVQWYVIERSTPENEKWKEVARLQGRLNAEYIDRGLEDKKIYLYRIKAITCDGVESKPTLPIKASTKPRPKVVQGLKATTNLPKKIVVTWQPNSEPDLQYYKVYKSIFQIGPYLVVAKTKSTKYVDLLDEDGVKRYYKVTAVDADGLESFKQDVPAVGQTLPKPLPPVVMEHKLENGTLFIRWASPDQRAVSYIVDKKEIDGILNVKEFEYKNIKSTSFTDAGLRPGVTYVYKIYAVDKYGLVSKPSEKIEIKIPEQE; from the coding sequence ATGAAACGATTCATGTGGATAGCTTTATTCAGCGTTTTGCTTCTTTTTAGCGGATGTGCCGTTCAACCTCAGCCATCCAAACCGAAAATCGATCCAAATTTACCAACTGTTTCAAAGATTCGTAGTCTATCAGATATGACTTCTATTGCTTTAGAATGGAATCCAGTATATGATGATAGAGTTGCCGGATATAATATTTATCGCTCCATTAACGGAAAAAAATATAAACGCATTGCAATTATAAAAGATCGATACAGCTCTCACTATCTCGACAAAAAACTCAAACCTGCAACGAAATATTTTTATACAATGAGTACTTATAACAAAGACAAAAGAGAATCTAGACTGAGTCAGCCTCACGAAGTTTCAACAGCTCCATATCCAGAACCTATCGCATTTGCGGAAGCGATCGATCATTTGCCAAGAGAAGTAAAATTGATCTGGCGCCCTCATCCAAACCCGCGAGTCCAGTGGTATGTGATTGAACGCAGTACCCCTGAAAATGAAAAATGGAAAGAAGTTGCCAGACTACAAGGCAGACTCAATGCCGAATATATCGACAGAGGACTTGAGGATAAGAAAATATATCTGTATCGTATCAAAGCAATTACATGTGATGGGGTAGAGTCCAAACCGACACTTCCTATCAAAGCCTCTACGAAGCCAAGACCGAAAGTAGTACAAGGTTTAAAAGCTACAACGAATTTGCCTAAAAAGATTGTGGTGACCTGGCAGCCAAATAGTGAACCAGATTTACAATATTACAAAGTCTACAAAAGTATTTTCCAAATCGGACCATATCTTGTGGTTGCCAAAACAAAAAGTACGAAGTATGTTGATCTTTTGGATGAGGATGGCGTAAAACGGTACTACAAAGTAACTGCAGTGGATGCAGATGGTTTGGAAAGCTTCAAGCAAGATGTTCCTGCTGTGGGACAAACACTCCCAAAACCATTGCCACCTGTTGTAATGGAACACAAGTTGGAAAATGGAACGCTGTTTATACGATGGGCTTCTCCTGATCAAAGAGCAGTGAGCTATATCGTAGATAAAAAAGAGATTGATGGTATTTTGAATGTAAAAGAGTTTGAATATAAAAATATCAAAAGCACTTCATTTACTGATGCAGGTTTGAGACCAGGCGTTACATATGTGTATAAAATCTATGCTGTGGATAAATATGGGCTTGTTTCCAAACCGAGTGAAAAGATTGAGATCAAAATACCGGAACAAGAGTAG
- a CDS encoding RluA family pseudouridine synthase, whose protein sequence is MEKITFTNIGKERLDKALAKKLQQPRNQIEQLIKQGYVRINGKVEKKTGYKLKSGDMVEATIPEPKVSQPKDVHFDVERIYEDEDILVLNKPAGLVVHPAPSVKEPTLVDWLKANDISLSTLSGEERHGIVHRLDKETSGLIVIAKNNETHQALSKQLQDKSMGRYYLAIVEPPLKEDLIIEKPIARNPKNRLKMGVVEGGRYAKSAFIKLTTSKNNKYELIGAKLFTGRTHQIRVHLASINRHILGDSLYGFKSKSVTIPRVFLHAYILYLKHPKSGEKMRFLVPVPEDMLDFLQKYFEENIDETIHVDSFIQRFASF, encoded by the coding sequence TTGGAAAAAATAACATTTACAAATATAGGTAAAGAGAGACTTGATAAAGCACTTGCTAAGAAATTGCAACAACCAAGAAATCAGATCGAACAATTGATCAAACAAGGGTATGTTCGTATCAATGGCAAAGTGGAGAAAAAGACCGGATATAAACTCAAAAGTGGTGATATGGTAGAGGCAACGATTCCTGAACCAAAGGTTTCACAGCCAAAAGATGTCCATTTCGATGTAGAAAGAATTTATGAAGATGAGGATATTTTGGTATTGAACAAACCTGCTGGTCTCGTTGTCCACCCGGCTCCAAGTGTCAAAGAGCCAACGCTTGTGGATTGGCTCAAGGCAAATGATATATCTCTTTCTACACTCAGTGGAGAAGAGCGCCATGGTATAGTACATAGACTTGACAAGGAAACGAGCGGATTGATTGTAATTGCTAAAAATAATGAGACCCATCAGGCTCTATCGAAGCAGTTACAGGATAAAAGTATGGGGAGATACTACCTAGCAATTGTCGAGCCGCCTTTAAAAGAGGACCTCATAATAGAAAAACCGATTGCAAGAAATCCCAAAAATAGATTGAAAATGGGAGTAGTGGAAGGCGGAAGATATGCTAAATCTGCTTTTATAAAACTAACGACGAGTAAAAATAATAAATATGAATTAATCGGAGCAAAACTTTTTACCGGTAGGACACATCAAATAAGAGTACATTTGGCTTCGATAAACCGCCATATTCTGGGTGATAGTTTATATGGCTTTAAGAGCAAAAGCGTTACAATACCTAGAGTTTTTTTACATGCTTATATACTCTATCTCAAGCATCCAAAGAGTGGGGAAAAGATGCGTTTTTTGGTACCTGTTCCGGAAGATATGCTTGACTTTTTGCAAAAATATTTCGAGGAGAATATTGATGAAACGATTCATGTGGATAGCTTTATTCAGCGTTTTGCTTCTTTTTAG
- a CDS encoding FtsW/RodA/SpoVE family cell cycle protein, which produces MIGIDRRIFLHFDTVLLVLIIPFLIISHYLIKDVNPVLAHKQMIYYALGFASFVIAFLSPIREYKWLIPSMYWFMIVLLISVDLFGVSKLGAKRWLEIPFTHFTLQPSELFKPAFILMLAYLVQNNPPPKSGYGWKEFFKISFYILFPFLLIAKEPDLGTALILLIIGYGVLFIIGVHWKIWATLFIIFSFMVPISYQYLLHDYQKKRIEDFLSEKPSYHVQQSIIAIGSGGLTGKPSQEATQTQLKFLPIATSDFIFAYFIERFGFFGALLLLFLYGLLILHLFSIYVKLKGDFFTQVVAASIALLIFTYMSVNIAMTVGLAPVVGVPLPFMSYGGSSFINFMILFGILEHLLAFRFRFLYNSRQL; this is translated from the coding sequence ATGATAGGAATCGACAGACGGATTTTTTTGCATTTTGACACTGTACTTTTAGTTTTGATTATACCATTTCTTATCATTTCGCACTATCTCATAAAAGATGTCAATCCCGTTTTGGCCCACAAACAGATGATCTACTATGCTCTCGGATTTGCAAGCTTCGTTATCGCATTCCTCTCTCCTATTAGAGAGTATAAGTGGCTCATCCCATCAATGTATTGGTTTATGATTGTCTTGCTTATTAGTGTAGATCTTTTTGGTGTGAGTAAACTCGGTGCCAAAAGATGGCTTGAAATCCCTTTTACACATTTTACCCTTCAACCATCGGAACTTTTCAAACCGGCTTTCATCCTCATGCTTGCCTACCTTGTTCAAAACAATCCGCCACCAAAATCCGGTTATGGCTGGAAAGAGTTTTTTAAAATCTCTTTTTATATCTTGTTTCCATTTCTTCTTATCGCAAAAGAGCCTGATCTTGGAACTGCCTTGATTTTGCTCATCATTGGGTATGGCGTACTCTTTATCATTGGAGTCCATTGGAAAATATGGGCAACTTTGTTTATTATTTTTTCTTTCATGGTTCCTATCTCATATCAATATCTCTTACATGACTACCAGAAAAAAAGAATTGAAGATTTTTTAAGTGAAAAACCAAGTTATCACGTCCAACAATCAATCATTGCAATAGGTTCGGGAGGTTTAACAGGCAAGCCCTCTCAAGAGGCTACACAGACGCAACTTAAATTCTTACCAATTGCAACAAGTGATTTTATTTTCGCATACTTTATCGAACGTTTCGGTTTTTTTGGTGCACTGCTGCTTCTTTTTCTCTATGGGCTCCTTATACTGCATCTTTTTAGTATCTATGTCAAATTAAAAGGGGACTTTTTTACACAGGTCGTGGCTGCCAGTATTGCTCTTTTGATTTTTACCTATATGAGCGTCAATATCGCCATGACAGTGGGTTTGGCTCCGGTTGTAGGAGTTCCGTTGCCATTTATGAGTTATGGGGGAAGCAGTTTTATCAATTTTATGATTTTATTCGGTATTTTAGAGCATCTTCTTGCATTCAGATTTAGATTTTTGTATAATTCCAGACAACTTTGA